In Phaeodactylum tricornutum CCAP 1055/1 chromosome 21, whole genome shotgun sequence, the following proteins share a genomic window:
- a CDS encoding predicted protein, with translation MASFDKLNLSIVDEAFGPSADLYQDVLHVPSNASARMIQRAYFDRRNELFRILSDLDQYGESNEPTTEAKLLRAERKMDAVVTAGRILGDSVKRSQYDDMLMDRLNEGAFQSRIVKSPQLSGEYPRFDSVSTKELTAQISWRQDPWRRLRSLELQTNVVASVRHEDTTVGKPQAPRARTLVQLSQPRRVVSPEKDHSTVSEYAYDSGDDDQNATVQSEYTDVTLMSTNRRDKDLVSCIKNEVMGCFDDHIFEGLLVRDLIRQCRGVPSSECFQVLNVFTLQDADIMAVTRRIDKAKTQMDIGL, from the coding sequence ATGGCCTCCTTTGACAAACTGAACTTGAGTATTGTTGACGAGGCGTTTGGTCCGTCCGCGGACTTGTATCAGGACGTACTGCACGTTCCTTCGAACGCATCCGCTCGAATGATCCAGCGTGCCTATTTCGATCGACGCAATGAGCTCTTTCGCATTCTGTCAGATCTGGATCAATACGGCGAATCCAACGAACCAACAACGGAAGCCAAACTATTGCGAGCAGAGCGGAAAATGGATGCGGTTGTTACGGCGGGTCGAATTTTGGGTGACTCTGTGAAGCGATCGCAATACGATGATATGCTCATGGACAGACTCAACGAAGGAGCCTTTCAAAGTCGAATAGTGAAGAGTCCACAACTCTCAGGGGAATACCCGAGATTCGACAGCGTCTCAACAAAAGAACTTACGGCACAAATATCGTGGCGGCAAGATCCTTGGAGGCGATTGCGATCGCTGGAGCTCCAAACCAATGTTGTAGCATCGGTGCGCCACGAAGACACTACCGTGGGAAAACCACAAGCGCCGCGAGCCCGAACTCTGGTGCAACTGTCACAACCGCGACGCGTAGTCTCACCCGAAAAGGACCATAGCACAGTGTCGGAATACGCGTATGACAGTGGTGATGACGACCAAAATGCGACCGTACAATCCGAGTATACGGATGTAACTCTTATGAGCACCAATAGAAGAGACAAAGACTTGGTATCATGCATCAAGAATGAGGTGATGGGATGCTTTGACGATCATATTTTCGAAGGATTGCTTGTTCGGGACCTTATCCGGCAGTGCAGAGGAGTTCCAAGTTCTGAATGTTTTCAAGTTCTGAATGTTTTCACCTTACAGGACGCCGATATCATGGCAGTCACCAGGAGGATTGACAAGGCCAAAACACAAATGGACATTGGGTTATGA